One genomic window of Candidatus Nitrosopumilus sediminis includes the following:
- a CDS encoding helix-turn-helix transcriptional regulator, which produces MTQRMEDYAKYFLEVSSEQRLKIIQLINEKEYRLSELAKKLDATTPEVHRNLERLEKSGFIIKNSNGHFILTTLGQMILGIAPNLAFIIKNKKYFLGHPINSLPQKFISRFGELFECKLVSSYVNVFEYWKNIYKNSQEYIYNILYDVPYFDDFVNPILDKLSQGIKVKSIFYENAMVSDSRGDILKKFKKYIDSGDIQRMMTKNITAAVILNEKQACLIFPDIDGKLDAGYAFTSEDPSFHQWCFDYFNYSWYNAQPFMERKLEKN; this is translated from the coding sequence ATGACTCAGAGGATGGAAGACTATGCAAAGTATTTCTTAGAAGTGTCAAGTGAGCAGAGACTAAAAATTATTCAATTAATCAACGAAAAGGAATACAGACTATCAGAGCTGGCAAAAAAACTTGATGCAACAACACCTGAAGTACATAGAAATCTGGAGAGATTGGAAAAATCTGGATTTATAATAAAGAATTCTAATGGCCATTTTATTTTAACCACTTTGGGGCAGATGATACTAGGTATTGCACCAAATTTGGCATTTATAATAAAAAATAAAAAATACTTTCTTGGCCATCCGATTAACTCACTTCCTCAAAAATTTATCTCAAGATTTGGAGAATTATTTGAGTGCAAGCTTGTCTCAAGCTATGTTAATGTGTTTGAGTATTGGAAGAATATCTACAAAAATTCTCAAGAATATATCTACAACATATTGTATGATGTGCCATACTTTGATGACTTTGTAAATCCAATCCTTGATAAACTATCCCAAGGAATCAAAGTAAAGTCAATATTTTATGAAAATGCTATGGTTTCAGATTCAAGAGGTGACATACTAAAAAAATTCAAAAAATACATTGATAGTGGAGATATTCAAAGAATGATGACAAAAAATATCACTGCAGCAGTAATATTAAATGAAAAACAGGCATGTCTGATATTTCCAGATATTGACGGAAAATTAGATGCAGGATATGCGTTTACCAGCGAAGATCCATCATTTCATCAGTGGTGTTTTGATTACTTTAATTATTCATGGTATAATGCCCAGCCATTTATGGAAAGAAAATTAGAAAAAAACTAA
- a CDS encoding P-II family nitrogen regulator produces the protein MKKIEAIIRETKFQEVKTKLTKLGIRGLTAYEVRGRGEQVGLLREGGNTDDYMSDDLVPKMKLEIVCIEEEVNKITSSIVANAYTGNSGDGKIFIYDVKDVIKISTGKNASQT, from the coding sequence ATGAAGAAAATAGAGGCTATTATTCGTGAAACAAAATTCCAAGAAGTAAAGACAAAACTTACAAAACTGGGGATCCGCGGACTCACTGCATATGAAGTAAGAGGACGAGGAGAACAAGTAGGACTTTTGAGAGAAGGTGGAAATACAGATGATTACATGTCTGATGATCTTGTACCCAAAATGAAGTTGGAAATTGTTTGTATTGAAGAAGAAGTTAACAAAATTACGAGTTCAATTGTGGCAAATGCATATACTGGAAATTCAGGTGATGGAAAAATCTTCATCTATGATGTAAAAGATGTCATAAAAATCAGTACTGGAAAAAATGCTTCTCAAACATGA